One genomic segment of Methanomassiliicoccus sp. includes these proteins:
- a CDS encoding zinc-binding dehydrogenase yields MQKNMRMSLYFTAPREVMLRREEVPPPAPGEVQVRSLVSGISAGTEMLFYRGLVDDGTPLDTTIPSLREGLHRPFKYGYATVGVVESTGEGVPSGWEGRTVFSFHSHESLFNATLAEVLTVPPGIAVEDAVMFPPTETALSLVMDAAPLVGERAVVMGQGVIGLLTTAVLALMPLSRLVTADLVPLRRERSMGLGADASVDPSQGPKGFQEITGLGDRSADLAFELTGNPQALELATHLCGVEGRIIIGSWYGNQAFSCPLGEDFHRKRLRIISSQVSRIGGALAPRWTKARRIEEAWRLVSRLRPSGLITHRLPFGKAPSAYRLLDENAADAIQVILEYPEG; encoded by the coding sequence GTGCAGAAGAACATGCGCATGTCGCTCTACTTCACCGCCCCCCGGGAGGTCATGCTGCGCCGGGAGGAGGTCCCCCCTCCCGCCCCGGGAGAGGTCCAGGTCCGTAGCCTGGTCTCGGGGATAAGCGCGGGGACGGAGATGCTGTTCTACCGTGGCCTGGTGGACGATGGGACTCCCCTTGACACCACCATCCCGTCCCTGAGAGAAGGCCTCCACCGTCCGTTCAAGTACGGCTATGCTACGGTGGGGGTGGTGGAATCGACGGGCGAGGGGGTGCCATCTGGCTGGGAGGGGAGAACGGTCTTCAGTTTCCATAGCCACGAGAGCCTGTTCAACGCCACCTTGGCCGAGGTCCTTACGGTCCCCCCGGGAATCGCAGTGGAGGATGCCGTCATGTTCCCCCCGACGGAGACCGCGCTCTCGCTGGTCATGGACGCCGCTCCCCTGGTGGGGGAGAGAGCAGTGGTGATGGGGCAGGGAGTGATCGGCCTACTAACTACTGCGGTCCTGGCGCTCATGCCGCTGTCGCGGTTGGTGACCGCCGATCTCGTTCCCTTGCGGAGGGAACGGAGCATGGGCCTGGGGGCCGATGCCAGCGTCGATCCGTCGCAGGGACCGAAAGGTTTCCAGGAGATTACCGGGCTTGGAGATCGTTCTGCGGATCTGGCGTTCGAACTCACCGGCAACCCCCAGGCCCTAGAGCTAGCGACCCACCTGTGTGGGGTGGAGGGACGGATCATCATCGGCTCGTGGTATGGGAACCAGGCATTCAGCTGTCCCCTGGGGGAGGACTTCCACCGCAAGCGCCTGCGCATCATCAGCAGTCAGGTCAGCAGGATCGGCGGAGCGTTGGCTCCTCGGTGGACCAAGGCGAGGCGGATCGAGGAAGCCTGGAGACTGGTCTCCCGTCTCCGACCTTCAGGCCTGATCACTCACCGTCTTCCCTTCGGCAAGGCTCCCTCTGCATATCGGCTCCTCGACGAGAACGCCGCCGACGCCATCCAGGTCATATTAGAATATCCGGAGGGCTGA
- a CDS encoding 6-carboxytetrahydropterin synthase, translating to MYRTGLSARLTSTHHLAGGSPEESVDHAHDYLVEVTVAGAEVDAKGYLVDIDLLRSALIAALRRYEGRCLNELPEFRSMAPSLENLSREIYDQLRPMLAAGRSLEVRVWEDQEAWAGYEGPKG from the coding sequence ATGTACCGCACTGGGCTCAGTGCCAGACTCACCTCCACTCATCACCTCGCCGGAGGCTCCCCGGAGGAGAGCGTGGATCACGCTCATGACTACCTCGTAGAGGTGACCGTTGCCGGTGCGGAGGTCGACGCCAAAGGGTACTTGGTGGACATCGATCTCCTGAGGTCGGCGCTGATTGCGGCCCTCCGACGGTACGAGGGCCGCTGTCTCAACGAGCTACCGGAGTTCCGATCGATGGCACCATCCCTGGAGAACCTCTCACGGGAGATCTACGACCAGCTGAGGCCCATGCTCGCTGCGGGCCGGTCCCTCGAGGTGCGGGTGTGGGAGGATCAGGAGGCTTGGGCCGGTTATGAGGGTCCGAAGGGATGA
- a CDS encoding glycosyltransferase family 4 protein, translating into MKAGLVIYGDLETPTGGYLYDRMLVRHLRARGDRVEVISMPHRRAGTGLLDNLDPRLLRRLLELDAEVLLEDELNHPSLCLLNERFRRSSEMPIIPIVHHLSWVAERNPCRAARSRILEQRYLRTADGFIFNSWATRCSVLELVPGAEGAVAHPGRDHIAPLACSREGREGPLTVLYLGNIMPHKGLDVLVRAIAKLPRSAVRLDVVGAALDTEYLLSVGHVVAAEGLGEVVRFHGRLAEKEKVEMMCSADVLVMPSYHEGYGLVIVEAMAAGLPVIAPASGGAREIISDRREGFLCEGGDEEGIAGNLRALINPSLRAEMSACARARFEHLPTWETEMERARAYLERIVGQSPKNVGRNGRYYH; encoded by the coding sequence ATGAAGGCCGGCCTGGTGATCTACGGTGATCTGGAGACGCCGACCGGCGGTTACCTTTACGATCGCATGCTGGTACGGCACCTCCGCGCCAGGGGGGATCGGGTGGAGGTCATATCCATGCCCCACCGGAGGGCGGGGACGGGTTTGCTCGACAACCTCGACCCACGTCTGCTGAGGCGATTGCTGGAGTTGGATGCCGAGGTGTTGCTGGAGGACGAGCTCAACCACCCGTCCCTGTGTCTGCTCAACGAGCGCTTCCGCCGATCCTCGGAAATGCCCATAATCCCCATCGTGCACCACCTCTCATGGGTGGCAGAGAGGAACCCATGCCGGGCGGCCCGTTCCCGTATCCTGGAGCAGAGGTACCTGCGAACGGCCGACGGGTTCATTTTCAACAGCTGGGCCACGAGATGTTCGGTGCTGGAGCTAGTCCCTGGAGCAGAGGGTGCGGTCGCCCACCCGGGGAGGGACCACATCGCCCCTCTTGCCTGCTCCCGGGAGGGAAGGGAAGGCCCACTTACCGTCCTGTACCTAGGCAACATTATGCCACACAAGGGGCTCGACGTCTTGGTCCGGGCGATAGCCAAGCTCCCCCGGTCCGCGGTCCGCCTGGACGTCGTAGGGGCGGCCCTGGACACGGAGTACCTGCTGTCGGTCGGGCACGTGGTGGCGGCGGAGGGTCTGGGCGAGGTTGTGCGTTTCCACGGGCGCCTGGCCGAAAAGGAGAAGGTCGAGATGATGTGTTCGGCGGACGTCCTGGTCATGCCTTCCTATCACGAAGGGTACGGGCTGGTGATCGTGGAGGCCATGGCTGCCGGGCTACCGGTCATCGCCCCCGCTTCGGGTGGGGCGCGGGAGATAATATCTGATAGAAGGGAAGGCTTCCTGTGCGAGGGAGGGGATGAGGAAGGGATTGCCGGCAATCTACGTGCACTGATCAATCCCTCCCTGCGAGCCGAGATGTCGGCCTGCGCGAGGGCGAGGTTTGAGCATCTGCCGACATGGGAAACGGAGATGGAACGGGCCCGGGCTTACCTTGAGCGGATCGTCGGACAAAGTCCAAAAAATGTCGGACGAAACGGCAGATATTATCATTAA